The sequence below is a genomic window from Corvus moneduloides isolate bCorMon1 chromosome 24, bCorMon1.pri, whole genome shotgun sequence.
CCCTGAACTCCTTCTTGCCACCCCAAGATGTATCCTGTGGGTTGGAGAGATCATCTCAGCACCCCTGGGACAACCTCCCATCTCCtcacagctgggctggatggggaAAGCAAGATGGCATTGGGCAAGAAGGGGAACATGATGTGTTTGGGCTGCTCACACTGCCAGGTCATTGCAGTCCCCTCTCCTGAGATCTGGTCCTTGATGCCACCCAGGTTTTAGAAGGGGCCAGAAAACAGCCAGGCTGGAAGATGAGCAAGCATTAATCATAGTGTAgtgcctgtgctgcttctggATATCCCTTCATGTGTCCCTGGCCAGAGAGAGCTGAAGGTCCTCCCACAGGCTGTGACCCCCAGCCAGCTGGGGATGTTAATGTGGAGGGTGCTGAGAGAGACCCCTCCCCAGATCCCCCTCCCCAGATCCCCCAGGGCTTTGCTTCCCAtcagcctgcagctggtgaACTCTGGCTTGGAGCCAGTGCTCCAGGAAAGGCGAGTGCCAGGGCTAGAATTCTAAAGGGTTCTCAGAGGGGCCAAGGTTTGGGAGCAGGTGTAAGATGCCCCTCCATGGGTGGCTttgagccaggctgggacaaGCCCACCTCACCCTGAGAAGACCCTGTGACCCTGTGCCAGGATGACCAGGCAGGTCCAGgccacagcaggcaggagatggTGGCAGATCACGTTCATGCCATGGGACATCCCAAGTAACACGAGCCTGGTTCTCACCATGtctttaagaaaaacaagaaaaattacaggtaggtacaaaaccccaacaaaccaaccatTTATTCATCTTATATTCCCATTTGAAATGGAGGAAACCACATGCACCTGCCGGGTGCCTGGCTCGGTTGGAGTCCCCTTCTGTGGCTGGCACAGCACCAGTCTGTGCCCTGTGACATCACTTCAGTCCAGCTGAGCATCACCACCAGCCACCACACACCCGTGTGCCCCACGATGCACACTCTCACACAGGAACATCTTACTCATGGAAAAATAGATCTGTACATTCACTCTGTGCTCTTTTTGGGTCTTACATAAATTAGAAGCTCCTTTTGGGGAAAAGGCCTGTCTCTAGACACAGCCcggcagctgggctggaaatGCAGCATGGCCCTGCTGTCCCACATCCTCTTCTCATCGAGGGCCTTCTGGGGCCAGGTGAAGCTCCACAATGTTCCCATCTTCTCTCAGCAGATGCCACATTGAGAAGCTGCTACACAAAGGGGGTCTCACCCAGCCCACAGGACAGGGGGCACCTTCCTCATGGTGCAAGCAGTGAGAGGGaagaccccagagctgggatcTGTCCAGACACAGGTGACACGGAcgtgctgctcctctgcccagtCAGGAGGTGGGTGACAGCAGGAGACCTGCTGGGCTCTCACAGCGGGGCTTGAAATTCTCTTCCCCTTTGCATCTGTTCAGGCTTTGAAACAGCCccagtccctgcagctccaggtggaGGTAGGAATCCAGCAAGGGAAGTCACAGTTTGCAATAACCTACTGGAGCCAAAATGTTGGCTCTGAACACCTCGGTGCTGGCAGCCACCCGCACACACGAGCATGCCCCTGCGAGGGTTGGAGTTCCACACGCTGCATGGGGCAGCAGCTTCCAGGtacagctgcaggcaaagttTCCTGTCAAGgagcccagctcagggctggcccTGAGGGGCTTCTCAGACCCTGGCTCATCCAGGACTCCTACAGCTCCTTGTCCCTGTTGAgcacctcctcttccttccagcCGCTGGAGTTCTTCCCAAACTTGTACACCAGCCGTCGCCCATCCACTCTCTCCAAGATCTCTCGTTTGTAGTAATATCTGCAGGAGATGGAGGTGGAATCAgggctctggatgcagccccaggcactgaggagctgctggaggcctGGTGGGGCTGAGCCAGCTGTGTGGGGCAGGTGCCCCCAGGACAAAGCAGGGCACTTACCGCATGGCTCTGCTCAGCTTCTCGTAGGtcatgctgctgtttttcttcttctggcCCCAGAGCTGAGCCACTGCCTCCGAGCGCAGGAACTTGAAGACCCCTTCCCGCCGGTCCTCCCACTTCATTAGCCCCTCATTCAGCTCGGGGTGGATCAGAATGTCCCGGATGAACTCCCACAGGTGGGTACCTCTTGGGGCTGAAAGAGGAGATTGAGCTGTAAAGGAGGGAGGCTCCTGCAGGTCCTTGCACTTTGGATCTCCCTAAACGCCCCTGCCAAGGCCCATGGCCCTTCCTCCCATCACCCCCACGAAGCCAAGAGCCAAGGGCTGAAGGGTTCACATACAGTGCTTGCTCTTCCTGTTCTCCAGGCAGTCTCTGCTCTCCTTGCTGAGTTTTCGGGGCCGTCCCCGTTTCCGCTTGCCGTGTTTGCTGTCCCCTTTTTTGCTGCCTGAAAAGTGCTCTGTGCACACAGAGAGGGGCACATGTCAGGCTGGCCAGTGCATGCTGGGCCACAGCCTccccctccctgtcctcctggGGACCAGAAGTGCCCTCTTTTCAGGCCCAGGTACCAGGGAAATACCCCCTGAGAACAAGGTCGCCCCATTCCCTCCAGCCTCATTCCACCCTCATCCCTGACAGTATGCTTAGGGCAGCATGCTGTTCCTTCCCCAAACCCTACTGCTTCCTTGCATTCCTGGTAATTCCCAGTACCATCACCAGCTGGGATCAATACCAAACACTCATTTCTGTGCCCAGGATCTCTGGCTGCAGTCTTCACCCACCTGCCACACCCACCCCTTTCCCCCAGTATGACCACTGCCCAGCTATCCCAGTCCTGCCCTTCACCCTGCTCagtggagagaaacagaagcagagcaCTCAGGGAAACAgacctttccctccctcccagtgTGAGGATGGGTGTTCAGGTGTTGTCCCTAAATCACTGCCAGGTAGGATGTGCAGAACTGCCTGGGACCCagccctctcctcccagctcctgtgtgGAAGCTAACAACTCACCATCAGGGAAGAGCTTTGATTCTGCAGGGTCAAGGTCGAGGTCACTTCCACCGGAGTCCTGAGAGTTGGGGCTGTGGGACATCACAGGCCCTGAGAGGCAAAGGATCAGGGCTCAGACCGCTGAGCATCTGGAGACTTTTCTCCTGGTTCCCACCACTTCCCCCACCACCAGAGTGCTGCAAGACCCAAACCCACCCTTGTCAAAACACTGACCTGAGACAtcagagctgcctggggacaTGGCACCCGGCAAGCAGGTGAAGTCTGTGAAAGGGTTTGTGGGCTTTAAGTCCTCCAGGGAGTCCTTGGCACAGGGATTTCCCAGCTCTGGAAGgggcagagaagggaagaagggattAGCCTTGCTGCCATCGGTATGTGATCCCTGGGAAAAAGGCTGGGCCAGGGCCCCCCTCTTACCCAGGTGGCTGGAGTTCAGGAAGGTCTGGGAAGTCGCATCCTCTTTTTCCAGCAAATCAATGATCCAGTTCAGCTCATCAGAGGCTACGGGGTGAAGGACTGGGATTAGCAATGCCTGTTCCATTTGAAGGGGAATAGTGCACActgggagctgagcccagccgTGCCTGGACTCTGGTCTGTGCCCCCACACCctcccacacagcccctgcagtgcctgggaaGCAGGGGATGCTGGGCTAGTGGAGGGCTCTCAGCCTCATTCCTCAAGCTGCCAGGCCTGCAGATGGAGGAGACTTTGGTTCACTCACTGATCTCATGCAGGCGGTCGTAGAGCTCGTCCCCGAGGGGCCCAAAGATGAGGCGCATCTGGTCcctgctgcagtggcagagcGTGTGCCCATCCATGTTGCAGCAGGAGAAGTCGATGGAGCTGGCGTCGTACTTGTTCTTCTCCACATGGTAGCTGATCCACTCCAGCACCTGCACCTTGGTCCAGAAGTACGGGAGCTCGCTGAACCACTCCGGCTTGTCTGCAAGGGATGGAGAGCAGGGCTCAGAGCAGGCCGTGCCGGCACCGTGTGCCTCGTGTGGGCTGCCGGTGGCCACTGGACACCTGCTCTGGTCCAGTGGCGATCCTGCGGGGCACAGCAGGGCCCGCACTTGAAGAGCTGTAGGACTAAAGGGTCCTTAGCGCCCTGCCCTGCAGACAGCAGTGACCCCGCACTGCCCGCACCGCTGGTTTCGGTGCCATTTGTCCTgttggtgctgctctgctggggttTCTCATGCCCCCCCGAGCACCATCACATGATGGGCCCCCATCACCAGGATTATACTTCCAAACTCCAGCTCCTGGTGAGCCCTGGCAGCCTGTCCCCTGGCCTGTGCTGCGGGAGGAGGACAATGATTCCCCCATCTCCTGTATAAGTCACACGTGCTCCCAGCAGCCGTACCTAGGGCCACCCAGGGTCTCCTCCCACAGCCTTTTGGCCTTTccctggggaaactgaggcatggtAGAAGCTGCTGACCTGTCCCAGTGGGACAAGGACCTTACAGTGCTCTTCCTAGCCAGCGGCACTGCCTCACAACTGCCCTACTGCCACTCCCCTGTCCTACCTGTGCTCTGTGTGGGGGGCTGGCTGGCGGGGAGGCTCAGCCCCAGGCTGCTGTCATCCCCGAGGTGTCCCAGCATGTCCAAGGTTGGCTGCACCTCGTCCGGCTGGTACATGGCACTGATGTAGTTAGAGAAGATGTTGCTGATCTCACACGATCCTGCCATGGAGCTCTGTGCCGAGAGATGACAGtgagccccagccctgtgcaggcAGGGGGACCCAggcctgcagcacctgcagcaccccAGAGTCAGGCTGGGTGAGGTTGGGCCGTCCCTCCCTCCACCCATCGTCGCCTCTCAGGTCACTTCTGCAGAAATATCCACCCAGCACCTGCTGGTTGGGGCTGGGGCCTGACTCACCACCTCCTCAGGggccaggagagagggaggctgagctggagcGAGCTGGGGACGTGGCGTCACTGTGCTTGTGAAgagccctgtccccagcagcctggcctcaccctgctggcagccagcaagAGGTGACAGCAAGAAGGTGGCTGGCAGAGAACAGCAACACACAGCCCCTCGGTGCGTGGGGGCTACGGGCACGTGGCCACTCCTGAgccccatggcacagccagCTGCCCCGCTGCCCACCGCTGGACTTCAGCACCAGCGGCTCCAGTCCTCTCAACCAGTCGCCATAAGCACATCCCAAAAaactgcagccaggacaggacCAAGCCCCTGCCCGGCCCTCACAAAAAGCCAAATCGTGCTGTCTGCTTTATAAACcctgggggctggagggagctgcCGTCCCGCTGGCCCCCGAAGGGCATCAGCTGCGGTGGGAGAGCAAACGTGGAGCGAGAAAAGACCAAAGCGCATCCCCCGGTGAGAGCGAAGGTGCACGGGGAGGAGAGCAAAGCAGCTGTCCTGGCCTCAGGGACGTCACCAGGCCTCGGCAAAAAAAAGCTTTGGTACCTTCTGTGATGGCAACTCCAGGAGCGGCGGGTAATCCAGAGAGGAGCAAGGGGAGACGGAGGCCAGGCTGGCCGCTAGCCACTGCTCATGGGCCCCGGGAGGCTGGTGCCGATGGGCAAGCCCTGCCCGTGCCTCTGCTTTTATAGCTTGGGCGGCGTAACAATCTGGCAGCCCGAGgggaattccagccccaaaCGTTCATGCTCCCAGATCCAGGTGATTTGCATAATATGAACCACCGggtcccagccctgagctgccttGCCGGGAAATCTGGGTTGGCCAGTTTAATCATTGTCAGAGCCCGTGCCCCACCGGTGCCCAGAGTTTCACCCACACTGCCTTCATGGgctgttttctttgctgccaTTTGCCAGGCTTATGTTTGTTTGCTCACAGCAGCAGGTTcgctcagctcctgcagccaaaAACACCCTGGGGTCAGAGCAGGCCCTGGGGCCTATGGATCCCTGCCTGGGGTTTGCCCGCAGCGAGGGAGCCAGGACACTGCCCCCGGCCACTGCCCCCGGCCACTGCCCCTGGCCactgcccccagcagcccccaggccTGGtgggcagcccagccctggtAGTCAGCAGGGGTGTGTGGGTGCCCTGGCCATGCTTGGGGCCCAGGCTGGGACTGGCACAAAGCAGGCAGAGGGTCTCAGTGACCAAGCAGGACACGCGCTGGGGACAGGACACGCGCTGGGGACAGGGCTCAGGTGGGGACAGTGGTCTTTGTGGGGGTGGAGCAGAGACCACGCAAGTGCCCGAGAATCGCTGCTCTGTCTGTCAGAATGGGTCAGGTTTTGCCTGGGGGAGGTCTGggacaggctgcagagctgggacagcccaTCCCTGCCGTGTCACACGCGCCTGGCACAGACAGACAGGCACACTCACCAGGGCATGTGCCAAGGGACAAGGCAGGGTTGTGGGATGTATTTGGGGAATTACCTGTGGTGGCTCTTGCCCCTCTGGCTTTGGGCAGGGGTACCTGGGGTCCTTTTGAGGTCTGTTACTGCTGGGTTTAGCCCTGTGCTGGCAAGGGAGGCTAGGCCAGTcccagccacagctgggcaccTCTTTGCCTGGTTCTGGTACTTTGCCGAGCCAGCCACATCCATGCCCCATCGGGCTGAGGCAATGCTGGGCACTTGGGAGCAGGGCAGACCCTGGCATCACACAGCCACCTCCTTGTCACTTCAGGGCCCTTATCACTTCAAACCATCTCCTGTGACACCACAGTGGTGACAGACTGTTTCAAACATGGATCCTGCACCTTGGCACGAGGACCAGCAAGGGCAGGGGGGCTCATGTCCTGTCCCCCTTGTCACATCCCCCAGCCCCGAGGCAGGCAGGGCCCATGTGCCAACCAGGAGGCACCGGGTCCCAGCAGCTGATCACCTACCCCAGAGCTTCATTCCTCCACAGCACAGTCACGAGTGCTTGGTGCTGCCAGGCCCTTTTGTTTCCTGGACACGCATCCCACAGGGACATCCCCGtgccagggagcagccctgTCTGTCAGTGCCACAGGGCAAGCCAGGGCCACCAGGGTGGGCAGACACAGAGCCTGAACATGCATCCTGCCAGGGACTGAGCCCAGGGCTCCCCCGTGCCTGGGGACCCAGCTGCCCACTGGGGAAACCTGCCTGTGGTTGGAAACCTGCCCCTGGGGAAGGCTTTTCCACCCACCGCTGCAATGCtggtgtccctgcagcagggtgggaCGTGCCCACATTGTGCCAGCCCCTGGGCCACAAGCCAAGCGGTTATGAGGTGGCCATGTGGCATTTGGGAGTCTCCTGCCCGAGCCACGCGCAGCCCACCCGCAGCTCTTCCCATCGCAGGGAATCTGGGGGCTGCCTGACAGGGCTGTCTGGCACAGACCACCCTGAGCACCCCTTTCCCAGGTCCCCTTTCTCTGCAGGCTGACAGTGGCCCTGAGGGAGGCACCACAGCCAGTCTGTGCGCCCCGGCAATGCCACCCCCCGTGAGAGAGCTGCTCTCAGTGGGTGATACCCTCAGCCTCTGATGTGTGCCTGGCATGACAGGAGCCCTCCAGGTCCTTCTGTGACGCAGCctgccccttccttcccctgggGTTTGGGAATCAGGAGGCCAGTGGTTCTGAGCAATCCTCCCCAAGCCCCTGCGGGTACcctccagctttcctgcctgCAGGAATGCCCTTCCTGCCCCTTTGCCCACTGATGTGCCACAACCTGGGCCCTATAATGGGCCCTGGGGAGATCGCCGTGGGCAACACTCCCTGGAGATGCTGAAGCACTGTGCTGGGAGCTTGGGAGGGCATAAGCCTCTCCTGAGGTGTCCCCATGGACTCCCCAGAGCCACAGGGCACAGCAAGGTGCAGAATGGTGCCCATGGGACCCTcccctgcccaggagcagccGCAGCCCTGATGGCTCTGAGCAACTCCACCTTGAGCCTGAGGATgggtggcacagggctgccagcaTCTCATCGCCAGAGCTGGTAcctcccagggctgtgtccctgctgtccccttgCTGCTAGCCCAAGCTCCCAGTGCACCTTCAGGCACGTGGGGTGCATGGCACAGGGTGCTGCCAGCTCAGGCTTGGCATCTTGCAAGAAAGAGGTGGCCATGAGTGTGGAGTGACATGGTGACATGGTGACTGGCAAGAAAAAGCGTCTGTGGTGCCACGAGTGGCTGAGACGCCAGGTGGGAGCAGGATGCTGCGGTGTCACCTGCCCTGCCAGGGGTAGTTGGGCCCGTGACACCCCCAGGTGTGTAACCCAAGGCAGCACCATGGTGGCTGTTGGTACAGAGGCTCACGCACAGGTGACAGCCATGTCACAGGCTGAGGGTGATGCAGGGCAtggtgctgggggctgggatacccctgggcactgccagccccgagacacctcagagctgcctggcactgctcagcaccagccctgcaggtgTGTTTGAAAcccaggctgcagccccaggtTCTCAGGGTAGGGGGTGCCCAGGCAGGGGGCAGGGTTTGCGTGGGAGTGATGGCATCTGGGGGTCAgcatgggcacagccccgaggctggcagctcccgctcagctgctctgtctgACCAGTTCAACCAGTGCCGGCtggctggaaaagagaaaatggaagctgcaggagctgagcccgGCCCTGAGGGGTTGCGGGTACAGGTCgctgtccccctccccaccctggaGGGCACCACCACACACTGGCACCGTGTCACACATCCCCCCACTGCAACCTGCCCTGGCAAGG
It includes:
- the ELF3 gene encoding ETS-related transcription factor Elf-3 yields the protein MAGSCEISNIFSNYISAMYQPDEVQPTLDMLGHLGDDSSLGLSLPASQPPTQSTDKPEWFSELPYFWTKVQVLEWISYHVEKNKYDASSIDFSCCNMDGHTLCHCSRDQMRLIFGPLGDELYDRLHEITSDELNWIIDLLEKEDATSQTFLNSSHLELGNPCAKDSLEDLKPTNPFTDFTCLPGAMSPGSSDVSGPVMSHSPNSQDSGGSDLDLDPAESKLFPDEHFSGSKKGDSKHGKRKRGRPRKLSKESRDCLENRKSKHSPRGTHLWEFIRDILIHPELNEGLMKWEDRREGVFKFLRSEAVAQLWGQKKKNSSMTYEKLSRAMRYYYKREILERVDGRRLVYKFGKNSSGWKEEEVLNRDKEL